The Maridesulfovibrio sp. genomic sequence TGCCTCCCAAACATGGGAAATGATGCAGTGTTCCCGCGAAGTACTGGGGGCAACCTGCCTGCAGAAAATCTTTTCAAGGGGCCAGACGCAGATCAACCGCTATTGCTCCTCGCCACAACATGAAGACCACCAACGTAATCCGTTGGACAGACTCCAGCTGCTTTTCACGAAACTTGACGAAGAAGGGGAAAAGGAACTGGTGATCGCGGCTTTAAACCATCTATGTGATTCTATCGGTTATCGCGTTCAGGAACAGGGTAAGGTAATACCGGACAAGCTTACAGTGGAAGAAGAATGCCTTGATGACTATCCTGAAAAAGTGGAGCTGGACAGGCTGATAGCCAGTAATGCAGCCCCGGAGCTGGTCCGCAGGCAAGGAGAACACACCTGCCGGGAAATCATGGAGACAGTGGTCAGTTACGAGGAGCATTGTAAAAACAAATAAGAAAACCGCCCTGAAAAATATTTCAAGGCGGTTTTCATAAAGTGCTTATAAACAATTGAATTATTTCTTCATATTTACGAACTGGAAAGGCATATCAAGATCGGAATCCTTAACCAGCGAGATGACCTCCTGCAGATCGTCCAGTTTTTTACCGGTAACACGAACCTGATCATCCTGAATGGCTGCTTGCACTTTCATCTTGGAAGCTTTGATCAATTTGACAATTTTCTTAGCAGTATCCTTATCAATACCTTCCTTAAGCTTTACTTCCTGCTTGAGCTGAGCACTTGAAGTAGGCTCGACCTTACCGAAATCAAGGAATCTGGGATCAACCTTGCGTCTGGTGAAATGGGTGATCATCATGTCCTTCACGGCCTTGATTTTCATCTCATCACCGGTCACAAGACTTATTGTGTTGGTCTTCTTATTCAAGGAAAGCTCAGTATTGACTCCGCGGAAATCGTAGCGGGTTTCAATCTCTTTGAGAACATTATTAACAGCGTTATCGACTTCCTGAGTGTCGATCTGGCTGACAATATCAAAAGACGGCATAGTATATCCTCCATGAAATTATTGGCAGTTTGAAATCGCCCTGTTATTTAACAATCAGCAAAACATAGTCAAGTCCTGCGTATAATCATGATTCAGGACATCAGGGCATCAGCAATAGATGGATAAATATCAAATATGGTGTCAAGTTTGGTAAGCCTGAAAACCTGTTCTACGCGCGGGGTCAGGCCGGCAAGTAGAAAACGTCCGTTTACAGGGACATCATATGCTGCGGGGATCAACCCCGCAAGACCGCAGGAATCCATGAATATCACCGCTGAAAGATCAAGCACAAATTTGCTGTCGCCTTCACCGACCAGCGAAGACACACGTTCCTGCAATGCACCAAAATTAGTTGAGTCAACCCGATTTTCTCCAATTCGCAGAATGACAAAGTCCCCGACCCTTTTCTGAGACAAAATCATATTCCGCTCCTGAGCAGCTAATGAGTTACCCCGCTCCCCCATTGTAATTTCAGAACAAACAGGATATTGAAATAAATTATGTATGCACGTCAATTACAAAGACAATCATTAACATTCAGAAAGATGAAGAGCAATAACTATGTACATACTGAATATAAACTATATCAAATCATTAGAAAGCATTGATTCCTTGTTGGAAGAGCACATAAAATTTCTGGAAAAACATTATAGCGAAGGTATTTTCATCGCTTCTGGCCGCAAAATTCCACGGTCAGGAGGAATCATTTTTGTGAAAAATATTACCTTCGAAAAACTTGAAAAAATAATCAATGAAGACCCCTTCAAACGAGAAGGAGCCGCTGAATACGAAATTATTCAGTTCACCCCCACTATGATGGCTGAGGGATATGAAATATTAAAGGATGCCACATCTTAAACCGTTAGCGCAGTGGACCTGGGTCCAAAAACTCAGGTCCAACCCAATTCCATGGCCTTAAATGCATGTATCTTCTTGCTGTCCTTGCGCCCCCAATCTCCCATGAAATACATACATTCTTCACCGGAAAGGGGTTTACTGAAATAGTACCCCTGAAAACACGTCCCCCCCATCTCCCGCAACTGCGCCAACTGAGTCGGATCCTCAACGCCTTCAACAACAACTTTCATATTAATGTTCTGGCAAAGATCAAGAATGCTGGACAAAATATGCATGTTAACATCATCCAGAAAACCGAATGTCAGAGAACGGTCTATTTTTACTTTATCAATAGGCAGTTCACGCAGATAACGCAGCGAAGTGTGCCCCATACCAAAATCGTCAATGGAGATGCGGACTCCCCGCTTACGAAGCCTGTTTAAATTTTTAAGCTCCCATTCATTGGACGACATGGCAACAGACTCAGTAATCTCAATTTCAAGGCAATCTGCAGGGACCTGCGTCGCATGCAGGCAGGCCATAACTTTTTCGTCAAGTTTTTCATCGGCAAAAAGAGACGGTGTAAAATTAACTGAAACAAAAAAATCTTTACCGAATCTGTCATGCCAGACACTAAGCTGTGCGCATGACTCTCTGAGGACAAAATAACTCAGGCTATCAATATAATTCATGTCTTCAGCAAGTGCGACAACCACCTCTGGGGGGATGTGACCGTATGAAGGGTGATTCCAGCGCAAAAGAGCTTCAGCACCTATAATCTTACCGGCGTCAACGTCCACCTGCGGCTGATATACCATGTAAAGCTGCTCTTCACGCCTGATAGCATATGCGAGATCATGTGCTAGCGACCGGGCTACAAAGCCTTCAAAACCTGACAGCCCAAGACATTTGTAGCCATTTATCCTCCCGGAGCCAAGGGCTGCGGCACGAACCTCACTCAGACCCTGCTCATACTGTTTTTTGGCTACCCGGTCGAAAATAACCACAAAAGGCATGTAAATTCCAACACCTACAGAAATAACAAAAATCTGCAGCAAAACTCCGGACCACGAACCTGTTGACATGTAACTGTTGAATAATGCCGGAGTTGTCCAATGCACAACACTCGAAATAACCGGAACAAGACCTGCAAGAGTAGCCGTATAGGCAATGCAATAGGTCAGTACCGGGGTAAGAATAAAAGGAATAACGTAAACAGGATTCAGGATCAGCGGAATGCCGAAAAGAAGGGGTTCATTCACATTAAAGACACAAACAATCAAAGCGAGCATGGAAATTCTTCTGATCCCTGAATCGCTCCCCTTAAGCAGGATTGCAATAATCAGACTCAAAGTAAGCCCGGAACCACCAGCCAGGGCAAAACAATCAATAAAACCTTTAGTCAGGATATGTGGAGGAACCCCTCCGGCTTTAACGGCAGCAATATTGGCAGCAATATTATCCGCGAAAAGAGTGCTATCAAAAAAAGACAAACAATTTGGACCATGTACTCCGAAAAACCATAGACTTTGTGAAGTTAAAGTATATACCAGCCCGCTTAAAAACTCGGAATCAGAAAAATTAACCGTGGCAAACACCAAATGCTGCTTAAGTTGTTGCAGATTGGTGAACCCTGACAACAACATCAGTTTTTTTAGCAGACCAAAAATCAAAATCACCGCCACACATGCCGGAATAAGGGATAAAATCTCCCTTGAAAAAAGGTCATATCCTGCCCCGGAAACCGGTATGCGCATTTGAAAATCAATAAATTTATGCAACAGGTAACTGGAAACTGAGGCCACAAAAAAAGCCTGCGCAATTCCTTTGCCCAAGGAAGCAATTTCGCTGAAACTTGAAAAATTAATATCGCCATGCAGAATAAAAAAGCATGACAGGGCAATTATCACAAATAAATTCGGACTGGCGTATTCACCTGATCCTTTCTTATTGTGCATCACCCCGAAATTATAACTCATACTACACAGAAGGACCAAAACGGCAACACCGTATGTTCCGTTTACAATGTCCTCCAACAACTTTCTGAGAGACTCAGATAAGCCTCCGGTAACACTTTGTAGGGGAAAATTTAAAATGCAAAGAAACACCGCTCCGACAACAATCAAAGGAAATACCTGTAACTGACTGCGCTTCAAGACCCGAAAAAAAGTCGTTGAAGAGATTCTACCCAAGGCAAGGTAGACCAATTCAAAAACCTTAAAAACGAAAATTATTCCCGGAATCTGCTCTTTGTCAGAATTTTCAATCATAAAGCCCTTCTACTTCAGAAAACACCCTTTTAAAACTCATATCTCGTGACGCATTAAAGACATAATAAAAAAAAGATTTTTTTTAAAGCCCTGAAACAGAGTAATTTATGCCTTAATTGCAATATTATCTATTTTCATACGACATAATGTATATAAAAAAAAAGAGCCTGCACTTGTTAAAAAGTACAGGCTCATAACAAAAGATACACAAAAAATTAATCTAAAGAATTTATCCTGTTGGTCAACTTGCGAAATTCAGTCTTCATTTCTGAGCTCTGAAACACAATTAAATCCGGAGTCTGCAATTCAGCAATACGGTCAAGCATGGCATTGGCATCGCGCATCAAAGAAATCAAGCTGTGCGCCCCCTGCACGGTTTCATAGGTATTCAGCGCCACCTCATACTCATGGCTCACACCTGATTTAGCATCCGCAATGCGATCCCGATTTCTGTTTAAATATTCGCTATACATTTTGGCTGTACGCACTGTGAGCCCCTGAGCCGCCAGGTTGGTTTTATATATACCCCGATACTTGGCTGGTTCATTGTTAATCTTTTCCACAGTCCTCTGAATCAGTTCTTCCTGCTTGCTGATAATATCTGCAATCTTGACCAGATAAACATCCTCAATCCTGTGCTCATAATTATCATACAAATTAAGCAGAATACGCAGCAGCAATGTATGCATTCCGTAATAACGCTTAGCCATCTCAATGTTCTCATTGGCCTCAGCTGTCAAACGCTGCAATTCAGTAGTTATCAATTTCACATTATTAAATACCGAAAGAAGGCGCACATCATCATCTCCGGTAACACTGTAAACAAGTGTCTCCACCTGTTCGCGGTCCACCTCCATCCCGATAGCGTGCATTTCCTCCAAAAGCCGGTCAATCAACTTTTCGACCCTCTTTCCGTTTACCTCTTCCCGTATTTCAAGATCTTTAATTTTATCATCAATGGAAGCGGCATCCTTTTTCCATACCTCCCATTTCTCTACTTTCTTGGGAGCCGCAAGCCGTTCTGTCTTAAGCTCTGCAACTCTTTCCCGGCACTCCCGTGAATCTTCCTGCAACCTGCGGATAATATCCTTCGTTTCAGACATACCGGAAATTCCCAAAACCTCAATACACTCATCCAACAAATCATTTATCTTGCCGTCGATACTCTCTTTATCCGCTTTTAACGGATTCCATGATGAATCCGGTACCCTTCCGCGTAAATCAAGCTCGGACACAGCATCTGACAGTAATGGATGCACTTCACCCCAGACGTCCTCCAAAGAGGACGCTAAAGCCGAAGAGACAAAACAGAACACCAATATCAATAAAATAAAAAAACTTCTCACCTGTATTCACCTTCGATCGATCAGCAAGATCGACATTCATCACTGTACGTTCTTCGCCGTCAAATATATTAGCTCAAAAATCACAATGCGTTAAATCCCGTTATTATAATAATCGTTTTCACAACTACTACAATAACTCCAGTCAAAAAACTTCCTTTTTTAAATTTTTAAAAAAAATAAAACCCATGCGAACATATTAGCGTAAAACGTTTAAAAAAAAGCTACGCGTGCTCGCAGTTAAATGAAATTGTATAAGAACATAACATCTTATAAAAGCGGATGTCATGTATAAAGTTCAAGCACACCATCAAAGTATAGATGGACTCGCTGCAATATATTTCATTATTCTAATCAAATGTGAATATTTTCCCGATTATAAACCAAAAATAATATAATACTATAATTTAGTACTTCACGACTGGACTTATGACTGACAGGCGAATATATAACCCACCGAAGGATAGTGGATTTTTCAACCACTATATACTGAAACCCGCGACACAGCCTCCTGACCACCGCCAGAAAATTCGGTCCGTGCGTTGTGTCCTGCCCCCGGACTTATGCTTTAGCATTTCCAGCTAGCCAGACAAAATATACCACGAACACGTGATATGCCGGGCAATCACTTCAGTATTCATTATTTTACAGATCTAAGCGAATGGAGAGACGCTATGCCCCAATCATTAGCAAAAACTTTTGTGAATACCTTTCTGGGCCATGCCCCGATGTGGTATAAACTGGCCATTCTGGCCTTCCTGATCATTAACCCTGTAATTATGGCAACCATAGGACCTTTCGTTGCAGGCTGGGTTCTTATTGCCGAATTTATCTTTACCCTGACCATGGCATTGAAATGCTACCCCCTTCCGGCAGGCGGACTGCTGGCAATGGAAGCTGTACTTATCGGACTGACCAACCCGGAAACCATCTATCATGAAGCCCACCACAACTTTGAAGTAATCCTTCTGCTGATTTTCATGGTCGCAGGTATCCACTTCATGAAAGACTTCCTGCAGTTCACCTTTACCCGCATTCTGGTTAATGTGCGTTCTAAAATGCTTATCTCACTGCTCTTCTGCTTTGCAGGAGCATTCCTTTCAGCATTTCTTGATGCGCTGACTGTTACCGCGGTCATTATCGCCGTAGCGCTGGGTTTTTACAGCGTATATCATAAGTATGTTTCCAGTGGCGCGGATACAGGCTCTCACAGCCTTGATTCAGACCTGCACCTTAAAGAAAAAAACCGCGAAGAGCTTAAAGAATTCCGAGGATTTCTTCGCAACCTGATGATGCACGGCGCTGTGGGTACTGCTCTCGGTGGTGTATGCACCCTCGTTGGCGAACCTCAGAACCTGCTTATCGGCAGCGAAATGGGCTGGCATTTTATTCCCTTTGCAGTCAATGTAGCCCCGGTAACCATGCCTGTTTTTGCTATCGGCCTGCTGACCTGCATGCTCGTTGAGCAGTTCAAAATCTGCGGATACGGCTTTACCCTGCCCGGCAACATTCGCTCATTCCTTTTTGAAGAAGCCATGCGTCAGGAAGAAAAACAGGGGCAAGCCGGTCGTTTAAGACTGATCATCCAGGCCATCATAGGTGTCTGGCTTATCCTTGCATTGGCCTTCCACCTCGCTGCAGTCGGTATTGTCGGTCTTTCCATCATCGTATTGCTGACTGCTTTCACCGGGGTTATCGAAGAAAGCCGTATCGGCCCCGCATTTGAAGAAGCCCTGCCTTTTACCGCATTGCTGGTTGTATTCTTCTCCGTGGTTGCCGTCATCCACTCTCAGGAACTGTTCAAGCCGATTATTTCATACGTACTCAGCTTGCAGGGACAAGCCCAGCTTATGGCTTACTACATCGCAAACGGATTACTATCTGCCATCTCTGACAACGTATTCGTTGCAACTGTCTACATTTCGGAAACCAAAATGCATTTCGTACATTTACTTGATGCCATCCCCGGAATCGGTATGAGCGGACAAGCCCTCATGGACAAACTGACAGACCCACACGCTGTACGTGCCGACGTTATCGCCGCACTGCCCCAAGCCGCTGCAACTCAAGTCCACGCAGCCATGCACCAATTTGACAAACTTGCTGTTGCCATCAACACAGGTACCAACATTCCATCTGTGGCAACACCCAACGGACAGGCAGCTTTCCTCTTTCTGCTGACAAGTGCTCTTGCCCCGGTCATCAGGCTTTCATACGGCAGAATGGTCTTGCTGGCACTTCCCTACACCCTGACCATGTCCATCACCGGCCTTCTGGCAGTTGACTGGTTTCTATAGAAAACTTCAGATAGCCCCTTGGGAACCCAAAAGAACTTCTGGCAAAATTATTGGGAAACTTCTCAAACTTTCAACGGGCTTCACTAAAATATAACTTAGAAAGCGGGTAAACTGATTATCAGTTTACCCGCTTTCTTTTGCCCTGCTCTAGACATACAGAAACAAAAAATTTAGCCTCAATATGAAAACAAGAATCACCTACAAGTTAGGCAACAGATTGAAAGGTCTTTAGTTGCCGGAGGCAAAATGAATACAACTCTCAAAATTATAGGAAACATAAGCTCCACGATAAAGACACGCAAAGATGCCCCCAAGCAGGGAAATGAAGGTGGGGTGGAAGCGGTGGTGGAGATCAATGAAGAATATCGTGAATCAATGGACGGATTGAATGTGGGAAATGAAATCCTGCTCTTCACATGGCTGCACGAAGCAGACCGCAACTGCCAAAAGGTTCACCCACGTGGAAAAGAATCTCGCCCTAAACGGGGTGTATTCTCCACCCGCTCGCCGGACAGGCCCAATCCCATAGGCCTGCATCCAGTTACCATCACAGAAATAAACGGATGCAAAATAAAAGTCCGCCCTATGGAAGCCATAGACGGAACACCGCTTGTGGACATAAAAATAAACCAGCGCTAATAAGATTGAAATGCCATCCCACGGGGTCGGTAACTTTAGGACCGACCCCGCATGGGGTATTCCATCAATACAGGTATCGTGAAATCTCGGGTAGCTACTACCGGGGACGGTAAGTAATTCTGCCGCGAGTGAGATCGTAAGGAGAGAGCTCAACCGTTACCTTGTCACCGGGCATAACCCTGATGCGGAATTTACGCATCTTGCCGGAGATGTGAGCCAGAACCTCATGACCGTTTTCAAGCTCTACACGAAACATAGCGTTGGGGAGAGCTTCTTCTACAATACCGTTTACTGCAATGCCTTCTTCTTTAGCCAAAACTTTTCCTCTTATTCTTGATTAGTTACATAAAAAATTAGTTACATAAAAAAAGCCCGCATTCGCAACTGCGACAGCGGGCTTAATTTTTGATTTTCCCGGTCTTGGGAAGATCAAGACTGTCTTTAGGTACAAAATGGTTTCAGCGAGAATAACACATTCTCGCCAGCCCAAAGGGGCTTTATACCAAATCGCAACAAATTACCAGCGTCTGGGACGTGGTTCACGGGGACGGGCTTCGTTTACTTTCAGATTACGGCCGCCAAAGTCAGTACCATCAAGATTTTCAATAGCCTGAATAGCGCCTTCATCTTCCATTTCAACAAAACCGAATCCACGGGGGCGGCCGGTTTCACGGTCATTGATGAGTTTAACAGAAATAACTTCACCAAATTCTTCAAAAGCTGCCCTTACATCTTCCTCGGAAGAGTTCCAGGGAAGATTGCCCACGTAAATGTTCTTCGACATCTCAAAAAACTCCATAAAACGTTAGAACTTAAAACAAAACCAGACCGCCGTTCGAACTTAAAAATTCTTTACGACACTTGCTGTACTCAGAAACCCGCTGAGATAACCAGCCATTCAACAAAATACCTATAAAGACAATCTATGATATTCGGCTGAAATCCGGTAGCCTATGTAGCCCCATACCCCAGCAAGGATAAAAGAGCAATAGGCCCGCGCAAAAAAGGTTATTTAAATACAACTTTTTTTTACGCGGGCCATAATATTTTAATAAAGAGTGGTCAGTTATTTTTTGAGCCAGCTCATCATTTTGCGGAGTTCACCACCGACCTGCTCGATCTGGTGTTCTTTACCGATGCGGCGCATAGCGCTGAAGTGAGCCTTACCGGTCATGTTCTCAGCAATGAATTCCCTAGCGAATTCACCCTGCTGGATTTCCTTGAGGATCTTCTTCATTTCTTTGCGGCTTTCTGCATTGATTACGCGGGGACCGCGGGTGAGATCACCGTACTCAGCGGTATCGGAAATGGAATTACGCATCTTAGCCAGACCACCTTCATAAATGAGGTCGATGATCAGCTTGCATTCGTGCAGACACTCAAAATAAGCAATTTCGGGCTGGTAACCTGCTTCTACGAGAGTTTCGAAGCCAGCTTTGATCAGTTCGGAAAGACCGCCGCAAAGAACAGCCTGTTCACCGAAAAGGTCGGTTTCGGTTTCTTCACGGAAAGTAGTCTGCAGAACGCCGGAACGGGTTGCACCGATGCCTTTTGCGTAAGCAAGAGCGATATCAAAAGCCTTGCCGGAAGCATCCTGATCTACAGCGATGATTGCAGGAACAGCTCCGCCTTCGGTGTAGGTACGGCGTACGAGATGGCCGGGGCCTTTGGGAGCAGCCATGATTACATCAACGTCTGCAGGAGGAGTAATCTGTTCGAAATGAATGTTGAAACCGTGTCCGAAAGCAAGGATATTACCGGGCTTCAGGTTGGGCGCGATGTCAGCTTTGTAGATTTCTGCCTGAACCTGGTCGGGCAGGAGGATCATAATGAGATCGGCCTGTGCGGCAGCTTCAGCAGCACTTACGGGTTCAAAACCGTGCTCTTTGGCAAGCTCGTAGTTTGCACTGCCGGGACGCTGACCAACAACAACTTTAACACCGGAATCACGGAGGTTCTGTGCGTGGGCATGACCCTGACTACCGTAACCGATAATGGCAACTGTCTTATCTTTAAGCAGATTAAGATCAGCATCATTTTCATAATAAACTTTCATTGCTTTCTCCTAGATATTATTCGCTTTAATTCGGACACGAAACTTGTGAATAGTTCCCCGGCG encodes the following:
- the ilvC gene encoding ketol-acid reductoisomerase; the protein is MKVYYENDADLNLLKDKTVAIIGYGSQGHAHAQNLRDSGVKVVVGQRPGSANYELAKEHGFEPVSAAEAAAQADLIMILLPDQVQAEIYKADIAPNLKPGNILAFGHGFNIHFEQITPPADVDVIMAAPKGPGHLVRRTYTEGGAVPAIIAVDQDASGKAFDIALAYAKGIGATRSGVLQTTFREETETDLFGEQAVLCGGLSELIKAGFETLVEAGYQPEIAYFECLHECKLIIDLIYEGGLAKMRNSISDTAEYGDLTRGPRVINAESRKEMKKILKEIQQGEFAREFIAENMTGKAHFSAMRRIGKEHQIEQVGGELRKMMSWLKK
- a CDS encoding YciI family protein, translating into MYILNINYIKSLESIDSLLEEHIKFLEKHYSEGIFIASGRKIPRSGGIIFVKNITFEKLEKIINEDPFKREGAAEYEIIQFTPTMMAEGYEILKDATS
- a CDS encoding RNA-binding protein, giving the protein MSKNIYVGNLPWNSSEEDVRAAFEEFGEVISVKLINDRETGRPRGFGFVEMEDEGAIQAIENLDGTDFGGRNLKVNEARPREPRPRRW
- the tsaA gene encoding tRNA (N6-threonylcarbamoyladenosine(37)-N6)-methyltransferase TrmO is translated as MNTTLKIIGNISSTIKTRKDAPKQGNEGGVEAVVEINEEYRESMDGLNVGNEILLFTWLHEADRNCQKVHPRGKESRPKRGVFSTRSPDRPNPIGLHPVTITEINGCKIKVRPMEAIDGTPLVDIKINQR
- the infA gene encoding translation initiation factor IF-1 translates to MAKEEGIAVNGIVEEALPNAMFRVELENGHEVLAHISGKMRKFRIRVMPGDKVTVELSPYDLTRGRITYRPR
- a CDS encoding EAL domain-containing protein translates to MIENSDKEQIPGIIFVFKVFELVYLALGRISSTTFFRVLKRSQLQVFPLIVVGAVFLCILNFPLQSVTGGLSESLRKLLEDIVNGTYGVAVLVLLCSMSYNFGVMHNKKGSGEYASPNLFVIIALSCFFILHGDINFSSFSEIASLGKGIAQAFFVASVSSYLLHKFIDFQMRIPVSGAGYDLFSREILSLIPACVAVILIFGLLKKLMLLSGFTNLQQLKQHLVFATVNFSDSEFLSGLVYTLTSQSLWFFGVHGPNCLSFFDSTLFADNIAANIAAVKAGGVPPHILTKGFIDCFALAGGSGLTLSLIIAILLKGSDSGIRRISMLALIVCVFNVNEPLLFGIPLILNPVYVIPFILTPVLTYCIAYTATLAGLVPVISSVVHWTTPALFNSYMSTGSWSGVLLQIFVISVGVGIYMPFVVIFDRVAKKQYEQGLSEVRAAALGSGRINGYKCLGLSGFEGFVARSLAHDLAYAIRREEQLYMVYQPQVDVDAGKIIGAEALLRWNHPSYGHIPPEVVVALAEDMNYIDSLSYFVLRESCAQLSVWHDRFGKDFFVSVNFTPSLFADEKLDEKVMACLHATQVPADCLEIEITESVAMSSNEWELKNLNRLRKRGVRISIDDFGMGHTSLRYLRELPIDKVKIDRSLTFGFLDDVNMHILSSILDLCQNINMKVVVEGVEDPTQLAQLREMGGTCFQGYYFSKPLSGEECMYFMGDWGRKDSKKIHAFKAMELGWT
- a CDS encoding YajQ family cyclic di-GMP-binding protein, giving the protein MPSFDIVSQIDTQEVDNAVNNVLKEIETRYDFRGVNTELSLNKKTNTISLVTGDEMKIKAVKDMMITHFTRRKVDPRFLDFGKVEPTSSAQLKQEVKLKEGIDKDTAKKIVKLIKASKMKVQAAIQDDQVRVTGKKLDDLQEVISLVKDSDLDMPFQFVNMKK
- the nhaB gene encoding sodium/proton antiporter NhaB gives rise to the protein MPQSLAKTFVNTFLGHAPMWYKLAILAFLIINPVIMATIGPFVAGWVLIAEFIFTLTMALKCYPLPAGGLLAMEAVLIGLTNPETIYHEAHHNFEVILLLIFMVAGIHFMKDFLQFTFTRILVNVRSKMLISLLFCFAGAFLSAFLDALTVTAVIIAVALGFYSVYHKYVSSGADTGSHSLDSDLHLKEKNREELKEFRGFLRNLMMHGAVGTALGGVCTLVGEPQNLLIGSEMGWHFIPFAVNVAPVTMPVFAIGLLTCMLVEQFKICGYGFTLPGNIRSFLFEEAMRQEEKQGQAGRLRLIIQAIIGVWLILALAFHLAAVGIVGLSIIVLLTAFTGVIEESRIGPAFEEALPFTALLVVFFSVVAVIHSQELFKPIISYVLSLQGQAQLMAYYIANGLLSAISDNVFVATVYISETKMHFVHLLDAIPGIGMSGQALMDKLTDPHAVRADVIAALPQAAATQVHAAMHQFDKLAVAINTGTNIPSVATPNGQAAFLFLLTSALAPVIRLSYGRMVLLALPYTLTMSITGLLAVDWFL
- a CDS encoding STAS domain-containing protein; the encoded protein is MILSQKRVGDFVILRIGENRVDSTNFGALQERVSSLVGEGDSKFVLDLSAVIFMDSCGLAGLIPAAYDVPVNGRFLLAGLTPRVEQVFRLTKLDTIFDIYPSIADALMS